Proteins co-encoded in one Luteolibacter sp. Y139 genomic window:
- a CDS encoding DUF58 domain-containing protein, producing MSPTARALGIVVAWALFGLAASVWRELVTPWWICGAVLVAAGLLDGIVLRRLTRVEVARRLPGRFAVGEAADVRLDIRNPGRFPAVVDVFDGIPPGGQAELMPWAGAIPAGGKARVTHPVRLIERGIAHFGKVHVRRTSLLGLWRMRHLAGVAEEVKVYPDYEPVLKFALLAMQARQEHMGIVRKSFAGSSRDFHQLREYREGDPMSQIDWKATSRRVALISREFQEQRNQTVIFLTDTGRRMRAMDGELPQFDHCLNAMLLLSYVALRQGDQVGVQAFGGTNRWLPPVKGAHSMSVLLNHLFDYQTTPEPSDFAAAAESLLARQKRRALVVVMTNLRGEDSSELIPALRLLRSKHLVMLASLRERSVEDARTKAIDEFSDALRFAAAERYDAERAQVLTTLQGFGILTLDVPAQQFPVALANRYLDIKAAGRL from the coding sequence ATGAGTCCGACTGCCAGAGCGCTGGGAATCGTGGTGGCGTGGGCCCTTTTCGGGCTCGCGGCTTCGGTGTGGCGTGAACTGGTGACGCCGTGGTGGATTTGTGGCGCGGTCCTGGTGGCTGCTGGGCTGCTCGATGGGATTGTGTTGCGGAGGCTGACGCGGGTGGAGGTCGCGAGGCGCTTGCCGGGTCGCTTTGCGGTGGGTGAGGCGGCAGATGTGCGGCTGGATATTCGCAACCCGGGGCGCTTTCCGGCGGTGGTGGATGTGTTCGATGGGATTCCGCCCGGCGGGCAAGCGGAGTTGATGCCGTGGGCAGGGGCCATTCCCGCAGGTGGGAAGGCGCGGGTGACTCATCCGGTGCGTCTGATCGAGCGCGGCATCGCTCACTTCGGGAAGGTCCATGTACGACGGACATCGTTGTTGGGCCTTTGGCGCATGCGCCATCTGGCCGGGGTGGCGGAGGAGGTGAAAGTCTATCCGGACTATGAGCCGGTGCTGAAGTTCGCGCTGCTGGCGATGCAGGCGCGTCAGGAGCACATGGGGATCGTTCGCAAATCCTTCGCGGGGAGCAGCCGGGACTTCCATCAGCTCCGCGAGTATCGTGAAGGCGATCCGATGTCGCAGATCGACTGGAAGGCGACCTCGCGGCGGGTGGCACTGATCAGCCGCGAGTTCCAAGAGCAGCGGAACCAGACGGTGATCTTCCTGACTGATACCGGACGGCGGATGCGGGCGATGGATGGCGAGCTGCCGCAGTTCGACCACTGCTTGAATGCGATGCTGCTGCTGTCCTACGTGGCGCTGCGGCAGGGAGACCAGGTCGGCGTGCAGGCTTTCGGCGGGACCAACCGCTGGCTGCCGCCGGTGAAGGGGGCGCACTCGATGTCGGTCCTGCTGAATCACCTCTTCGACTATCAGACGACGCCGGAGCCGAGCGACTTTGCGGCGGCGGCGGAGAGCTTGCTGGCCCGCCAGAAACGAAGGGCGCTGGTGGTGGTGATGACGAACCTGCGCGGTGAGGATTCGTCCGAGCTGATCCCGGCGCTGCGGCTGCTGCGTTCGAAGCATCTCGTGATGCTCGCGAGCTTGCGCGAACGTTCCGTGGAAGACGCGCGGACGAAGGCGATCGATGAATTTTCCGATGCCCTGCGCTTCGCTGCCGCCGAGCGTTACGACGCCGAGCGCGCGCAAGTGCTGACCACCTTGCAAGGATTCGGCATCCTGACGCTGGACGTGCCGGCGCAGCAGTTCCCGGTCGCACTGGCAAACCGCTATCTGGATATCAAGGCGGCCGGACGGCTGTGA
- a CDS encoding esterase/lipase family protein — translation MAFRKIRYLAEWSRARYPSRAPMKFSRLAAIPALVILCQCGTPSAPECHVVPRASRGEPSIFIEQARQGWRGMAVAGSAEERERARLSYNDAVGKLFDQLHCGGGTIQEQAVKMGTTIDESHTLGAGIRLQDLDAIMPSSRVSTKNVGERHTEDGMGVPVVGWKKTAEEGKPRWEFEPPTGVPLNLTAVLRFPNNQAPQWSFRYPGKAKTEPVGSHPMKLAADWSAPSAFYWHMTDLDDLDLEKVFLPSRFSEETALYLSSPYDPKRIPLVMVHGLNSSPGAFKRLYNELNREPWFRENYQVWFFSYPTGNNWTYNAAKFRFAMKLADKYARKQGPVDRWEKMVVIGHSMGGVITQASLKKPGDRIYNAFQKRPLDQLTTNEKTREAVKALTMYEPVQTPDRAIFMAAPHRGSPMADRFFSNWMVKLIRLPKTLTVDLVDFTLNDFASVMTKGETSSKGWFTSIGSLSPSYPPYKALDGVPFRSGLKINSVIGDRGKGDTPNSSDGIVPYWSSHLDKVESELIVPSGHSVQNCPEAGVEVKRILKKHLEGR, via the coding sequence ATGGCGTTTCGCAAGATCCGGTATCTTGCCGAGTGGTCGCGGGCACGCTATCCCTCCCGCGCACCCATGAAGTTCTCCCGGCTTGCGGCGATTCCAGCCCTCGTGATCCTTTGCCAATGCGGCACGCCGTCGGCGCCGGAGTGCCATGTGGTCCCGCGTGCCTCGCGAGGGGAGCCTTCGATTTTCATCGAGCAAGCCCGCCAGGGATGGCGGGGGATGGCGGTGGCCGGTAGCGCGGAGGAGCGGGAACGGGCCCGGCTGTCATACAACGATGCGGTCGGGAAACTCTTCGACCAACTCCACTGCGGCGGCGGGACGATTCAGGAGCAGGCGGTGAAGATGGGCACGACCATCGACGAGTCGCACACGCTCGGGGCGGGAATTCGACTGCAGGATCTCGATGCCATCATGCCCTCGTCGCGTGTTTCCACGAAGAACGTGGGCGAGCGCCACACCGAGGACGGCATGGGGGTGCCGGTGGTGGGTTGGAAGAAGACGGCAGAGGAAGGGAAGCCGCGCTGGGAATTCGAGCCACCGACGGGGGTGCCGCTGAATCTCACGGCGGTGCTGCGTTTTCCTAACAACCAAGCGCCGCAGTGGTCCTTCCGCTATCCGGGCAAGGCGAAGACGGAGCCTGTGGGAAGTCACCCGATGAAGCTTGCGGCCGACTGGTCCGCGCCCTCGGCCTTCTACTGGCACATGACGGACCTGGATGACCTAGACCTTGAGAAGGTTTTCCTGCCGAGTCGCTTCAGTGAGGAGACGGCGCTCTACCTTTCCTCGCCGTATGATCCGAAGCGGATCCCCCTGGTCATGGTGCACGGGCTGAACTCGAGCCCGGGGGCATTCAAGAGGCTGTACAATGAACTGAACCGCGAGCCTTGGTTCCGCGAGAACTACCAGGTGTGGTTCTTCAGCTATCCCACCGGGAACAACTGGACCTACAACGCCGCGAAGTTCCGCTTCGCGATGAAGCTGGCGGACAAGTATGCCCGCAAGCAGGGGCCGGTGGATCGCTGGGAGAAGATGGTGGTGATCGGCCACTCGATGGGCGGCGTGATCACGCAGGCGTCACTGAAGAAGCCGGGTGACCGGATTTACAATGCCTTCCAAAAGCGGCCGCTGGACCAGCTCACCACGAATGAGAAGACGCGTGAGGCGGTTAAGGCGCTAACGATGTATGAGCCGGTGCAAACGCCGGACCGGGCGATCTTCATGGCGGCTCCGCATCGTGGATCGCCGATGGCCGACCGCTTCTTTTCCAACTGGATGGTGAAGCTGATCCGCTTGCCGAAGACGCTGACGGTGGATCTGGTGGACTTCACGCTGAACGATTTCGCGAGCGTGATGACGAAAGGGGAGACTTCGTCGAAGGGGTGGTTCACGAGCATCGGGTCGTTGTCGCCATCGTATCCGCCTTACAAGGCTCTCGATGGGGTGCCGTTCCGGAGCGGGCTGAAGATCAACTCGGTGATCGGCGACCGGGGTAAGGGTGACACGCCTAACAGCTCGGACGGGATCGTGCCGTATTGGTCATCGCATCTGGACAAGGTGGAGAGCGAATTGATCGTGCCTTCGGGTCACAGCGTGCAGAACTGTCCGGAGGCGGGGGTGGAGGTGAAGCGGATTCTCAAAAAGCACCTTGAAGGGCGCTGA
- a CDS encoding 3-keto-disaccharide hydrolase yields MKLRTLIATSFLALPLCQAAEPGFTDLFNGKDLTGWKRVNGTGEYKVEGDQIVGKGENVKANTFLRTEKTYKDFDFRFEMKLAKKAGNSGMMFRGLQKPGADGRVFGYQCEHDDNEERAWTAGLYDEARRAWLVPYRNDDKKKTFPEAEVKKQEDDRKAFTKQGQEITKWDDWNDVRIVCKGKHIQIWLNGKERVDYTDDAPDFTPEGFFALQVHAGKSCDVRWRNIRIKEL; encoded by the coding sequence ATGAAACTCCGAACCCTCATCGCCACCTCGTTCCTCGCCCTGCCCCTGTGCCAAGCGGCCGAGCCCGGATTCACCGATCTTTTCAATGGCAAGGACCTGACCGGCTGGAAGCGGGTCAATGGCACCGGCGAATACAAGGTCGAGGGTGACCAGATCGTCGGTAAAGGCGAGAACGTGAAGGCGAACACCTTCCTGCGCACCGAAAAGACCTACAAGGACTTCGATTTCCGCTTCGAAATGAAGCTCGCCAAAAAGGCCGGCAACTCCGGCATGATGTTCCGCGGCCTGCAAAAGCCCGGCGCCGATGGCCGCGTCTTCGGCTACCAGTGCGAGCACGATGACAACGAGGAGCGCGCCTGGACCGCCGGCCTCTACGACGAGGCCCGCCGCGCCTGGCTCGTCCCCTATCGCAACGACGACAAGAAGAAGACCTTCCCCGAGGCGGAAGTGAAGAAGCAGGAGGATGACCGCAAGGCCTTCACCAAGCAGGGCCAGGAGATCACCAAGTGGGATGACTGGAATGACGTCCGCATCGTCTGCAAGGGCAAGCACATCCAGATCTGGCTCAACGGCAAGGAGCGCGTCGACTACACCGATGACGCCCCCGACTTCACCCCCGAGGGCTTCTTCGCCCTGCAAGTGCACGCCGGCAAGTCCTGCGACGTCCGCTGGCGGAATATCCGCATCAAGGAACTCTGA
- a CDS encoding AAA family ATPase yields the protein MTEEEAAAVMYAPPESPPSADASALVARLRAQVEHAVLGQREVVSQVLAGLLAGGHVLLEGKPGLGKTMLVVALARAFGGSFGRIQFTPDLMPSDVTGFRLFDMKSQTFQLRQGPVFCNLLLADEINRAPAKTQAALLEVMQERQVTIDGETLKLSPPFMTLATQNPVEHEGTYPLPEAQLDRFLMKILIDYPARDAESDIVARAASEAPGDSSTADLQVVATPEDVVRAQAAVAAVQVVREVVDYAVAIVQATREAKTVWLGAGTRGAIALVRIGKAIALMHGRHFVIPDDIKAAALPVLRHRVQLAPEVAMGGQSMDEVLKTIVDSVPAPRQ from the coding sequence ATGACCGAAGAAGAAGCCGCCGCCGTAATGTATGCCCCGCCCGAGTCGCCGCCATCGGCCGATGCTTCCGCCCTCGTCGCGCGCCTGCGGGCCCAGGTCGAGCACGCCGTGCTCGGCCAGCGCGAGGTGGTCAGCCAGGTGCTCGCCGGATTGCTGGCGGGCGGGCACGTTTTGTTAGAGGGCAAGCCGGGGCTCGGGAAAACGATGCTGGTGGTGGCGCTGGCGCGGGCTTTCGGTGGAAGCTTCGGGCGTATCCAGTTCACGCCGGACCTGATGCCATCGGACGTGACGGGCTTCCGGCTCTTCGACATGAAGAGCCAGACCTTCCAGCTTCGCCAAGGGCCGGTCTTCTGCAACCTGCTGCTGGCGGACGAAATCAACCGTGCGCCGGCGAAGACGCAGGCGGCCTTGCTTGAAGTGATGCAGGAGCGGCAGGTGACGATCGATGGCGAGACGCTGAAGTTGTCTCCGCCCTTCATGACGCTCGCCACGCAGAACCCGGTGGAGCATGAGGGCACCTATCCGCTGCCGGAAGCGCAGCTCGACCGCTTCCTGATGAAGATCCTGATCGACTACCCGGCGCGCGATGCGGAGTCAGACATCGTTGCTCGCGCCGCGTCGGAGGCTCCGGGGGATTCGTCCACGGCAGACCTCCAAGTGGTGGCCACGCCCGAGGATGTGGTGCGCGCGCAGGCTGCGGTTGCCGCGGTGCAAGTGGTTCGTGAGGTGGTCGACTATGCGGTGGCGATCGTCCAGGCGACGCGTGAGGCGAAGACGGTGTGGCTGGGTGCGGGCACGCGTGGTGCGATCGCGCTGGTGCGCATTGGCAAGGCGATCGCGTTGATGCACGGCCGTCATTTCGTGATTCCGGACGATATCAAGGCGGCGGCGCTGCCGGTGCTGCGGCATCGCGTCCAACTCGCGCCGGAAGTGGCGATGGGCGGGCAGTCGATGGACGAGGTGCTGAAGACAATCGTGGATTCGGTGCCGGCGCCGCGGCAGTAG
- a CDS encoding tetratricopeptide repeat protein, whose amino-acid sequence MAEVFPSAPQAPGLPEMLATVLKWRDTPTPLSEEEFNQAVEELGAVVQTLDKSTEPLARSTRATGLIVLGNLHRDHGLLDHAFPFYQLALDNPADLDDGTPRGKNELANAHTNRGICTLSAGEKEELPDALADFDRAIELRKEIPADAEENVRWGLAASLMNRGDVLHRIGERNDEARAAYDEAIALLEAMDTTPGVLQRLALAWANRGLVGESHDDARRCFEKCIELLPEPENPAQLLTLCNALLNRGRHSLGAAGDPEAAAADARKVLDLAAPHERNHPAPAELSLQGRHLLAHSLVTWLDSSKKGPGLAEDWIGDTTDTVEDALSVMRHWEQQGFTGLRPLAGELFALGLHVYRVCQPHFFGEFLIEQMDPEVSPGAPFADPMFQATAARALHTVVNEVAQRAASSTLEPEQIEKQKKILNSLRAADQRLAALQQKYTPQQQEEAEV is encoded by the coding sequence ATGGCTGAAGTTTTCCCATCCGCTCCGCAGGCCCCCGGGCTCCCCGAAATGCTCGCCACCGTCCTCAAGTGGCGTGATACCCCCACCCCACTCTCCGAGGAGGAGTTCAATCAGGCCGTCGAGGAACTCGGCGCCGTCGTCCAGACGCTGGACAAGAGCACCGAGCCACTCGCCCGCTCGACCCGTGCGACCGGCCTGATCGTGCTCGGCAATCTCCACCGCGACCACGGCCTGCTCGATCACGCATTCCCCTTCTATCAGCTGGCTCTCGATAATCCCGCCGACCTCGACGACGGCACCCCGCGCGGCAAGAACGAGCTCGCCAATGCCCACACCAACCGCGGCATCTGCACCCTTTCCGCCGGCGAAAAGGAAGAACTCCCCGACGCACTGGCCGACTTCGACCGCGCCATCGAACTCCGGAAGGAAATTCCGGCCGATGCCGAGGAGAACGTCCGCTGGGGCCTCGCCGCCAGCCTGATGAACCGCGGCGACGTGCTGCATCGCATCGGCGAGCGCAATGACGAAGCCCGCGCCGCCTATGACGAAGCCATCGCCCTGCTCGAAGCGATGGACACCACTCCCGGCGTGCTCCAACGCCTCGCCCTCGCTTGGGCGAACCGCGGTCTCGTCGGAGAATCCCACGACGACGCACGCCGCTGCTTTGAGAAGTGCATCGAGCTGCTGCCCGAGCCAGAAAATCCGGCCCAGCTCCTGACCCTCTGCAACGCCCTGCTCAATCGCGGACGCCATTCGCTCGGCGCAGCCGGTGACCCCGAAGCCGCCGCCGCCGACGCCCGCAAAGTGCTGGACCTCGCCGCTCCCCATGAGCGCAATCACCCCGCCCCCGCCGAGCTTTCCCTCCAAGGCCGCCACCTGCTCGCCCACTCTCTGGTCACGTGGCTGGATTCTTCCAAGAAGGGCCCGGGCCTTGCCGAAGACTGGATCGGCGACACCACCGACACGGTGGAAGATGCTCTCTCCGTGATGCGCCATTGGGAACAGCAAGGCTTCACCGGCCTCCGCCCCCTCGCCGGCGAATTGTTCGCGCTCGGCCTGCACGTCTATCGCGTCTGCCAGCCGCATTTCTTTGGCGAGTTCCTCATCGAGCAAATGGACCCCGAGGTCTCCCCCGGCGCTCCCTTCGCCGACCCTATGTTCCAGGCCACCGCCGCCCGCGCCCTGCACACCGTGGTCAATGAAGTCGCCCAGCGCGCCGCTTCCTCCACCCTCGAGCCGGAGCAGATCGAGAAGCAGAAGAAGATCCTCAACAGCCTCCGCGCCGCCGACCAACGCCTCGCCGCCCTGCAGCAAAAGTACACCCCGCAGCAGCAGGAAGAGGCCGAGGTGTAA
- a CDS encoding Amuc_1098 family type IV pilus outer membrane protein, with product MPISDRLTTTLASRARLLALAPATCLLLAQPIFAQSSSRMAQAEVQRRANNANEAQELLKKGDESYKAGKWADAVAAYTGARELLPEAPATAEWRKAATDRLVQASVEHAREQRRLGDVSGAKATVDKVLDASVAPDSGLAKEMRDQLNDPIRTNPAVTKKDAKDVDNVRQMLYEAEGFYNLGDFDKAGRVYEEVLRVDRYNKAARRGMEQVAQHKADYARAAYDEARSDMLSQVDEAWQLRVSPGEVNPSDLTAGGDVSNAPVSVSAKMERLILPVVDFQDVSIQEAFDFLRAQSMDLDNIELDPARRGINFVLELGNTEAAVKAKAAKITLQLKNVPLSQVVKHVCEMTRTVPVAQQWAVSIRPVGADTTEIVTRNFRVQPDFLTSGAATVGSGNAKTDDPFAGNNAGEELLVRRLSAEEILKQQGVPFPQGASASFNAGNSTLTVRNTPANLELVQQLADAMAGAEPAMVVVEVRMVKTQETVLKELGFDWLLGEFSLGGHGLVPGVAANWLTGGANNPDNLSDIALLPGTTNRYGLTSGNRSGGEAVNNNSIDALILEQQEGFARGKSRAPGILWANGTINNTNLTMLMRGLNQKKNVDLVVAPSTTSRSGQQTKVEVIREFIYPTEYEPPELPNSIGGGNEVDFDTGLVSGSQSSFPVTPATPTSFEMKPVGVVLDVLPTVSEDRHYIDIAIKPSVTDFDGFVNYGTPITSPGSDAFGNPTTTVVTPNEILMPVFSVMKSETNLTVADGATLVIGGMLQESVQKVQDKVPILGDIPLAGRLFSSEVEAPVRTAVVFFVTVKVVDATGRTFSSR from the coding sequence ATGCCGATCTCCGATCGTTTGACTACCACGCTCGCTTCCCGCGCGCGCCTTCTGGCGCTCGCGCCGGCGACCTGTCTTCTTCTGGCGCAGCCGATTTTCGCCCAGTCATCGTCACGGATGGCGCAGGCGGAAGTCCAACGCCGCGCGAACAACGCGAATGAAGCGCAGGAGCTGCTCAAGAAGGGCGACGAATCCTACAAGGCGGGCAAATGGGCCGACGCCGTGGCTGCCTACACCGGTGCCCGCGAGCTTCTGCCCGAAGCGCCCGCTACTGCCGAATGGCGAAAAGCCGCGACCGATCGCTTGGTCCAGGCCTCCGTGGAGCACGCCCGCGAGCAGCGCCGTCTCGGCGATGTCAGCGGCGCGAAGGCCACGGTGGACAAGGTGCTGGATGCCTCCGTGGCACCGGACAGTGGCCTGGCGAAGGAAATGCGCGATCAGCTCAATGATCCGATCCGCACCAATCCTGCGGTCACCAAGAAGGACGCGAAGGACGTGGATAACGTCCGCCAGATGCTCTACGAGGCGGAAGGATTTTATAATCTCGGCGACTTCGACAAGGCAGGCCGTGTTTACGAAGAGGTCCTGCGCGTTGATCGCTATAACAAGGCGGCCCGTCGCGGAATGGAGCAAGTGGCCCAGCATAAGGCGGACTACGCCCGCGCCGCGTATGATGAAGCCCGCTCGGACATGCTTTCGCAAGTCGACGAGGCGTGGCAACTGCGCGTCTCACCGGGCGAGGTGAACCCCTCGGATCTGACCGCCGGCGGTGACGTTTCGAATGCTCCGGTCTCGGTTTCCGCCAAGATGGAGAGGCTGATCCTGCCGGTCGTGGATTTCCAGGATGTGAGCATTCAGGAAGCGTTCGACTTCCTGCGGGCGCAGTCCATGGACCTCGACAACATCGAGCTCGATCCTGCGAGGCGTGGCATCAATTTCGTGCTGGAGCTGGGCAACACCGAGGCGGCCGTGAAGGCCAAGGCTGCCAAGATCACCCTGCAACTGAAGAATGTCCCTCTTTCACAGGTGGTGAAGCATGTCTGCGAAATGACGCGTACGGTGCCGGTGGCCCAGCAATGGGCGGTGTCGATTCGTCCCGTGGGTGCAGATACCACCGAGATCGTCACCCGGAACTTCCGGGTGCAGCCGGACTTCCTCACCAGTGGAGCGGCTACGGTGGGGAGCGGCAATGCGAAGACCGACGATCCTTTCGCCGGGAACAATGCCGGTGAAGAGCTGCTCGTGCGCCGCCTGAGTGCGGAAGAGATTCTCAAGCAACAGGGGGTGCCCTTTCCCCAAGGTGCTTCGGCCAGCTTCAATGCCGGCAATAGCACGCTCACCGTTCGCAACACCCCGGCCAACCTGGAGCTGGTGCAGCAACTGGCCGATGCGATGGCGGGTGCCGAGCCTGCCATGGTGGTGGTGGAGGTGCGCATGGTGAAGACCCAGGAGACGGTTCTCAAGGAGCTGGGCTTCGACTGGTTGCTGGGTGAGTTTTCCCTCGGCGGCCACGGCTTGGTTCCGGGCGTTGCGGCCAACTGGCTGACCGGTGGTGCCAATAATCCCGACAATCTTTCCGACATCGCGCTGCTGCCCGGCACGACCAATCGCTACGGTCTCACTTCGGGGAACCGGAGTGGCGGCGAGGCGGTGAACAACAACAGCATCGATGCCCTGATCCTAGAGCAACAGGAAGGCTTCGCCCGTGGCAAGTCCCGCGCCCCCGGCATCCTGTGGGCCAATGGCACGATCAACAATACGAACCTCACGATGCTGATGCGTGGGCTCAACCAGAAGAAGAACGTCGATCTGGTTGTCGCCCCCTCCACCACTTCCCGGAGTGGCCAGCAGACGAAAGTCGAGGTCATCCGCGAGTTTATCTATCCGACCGAATACGAGCCCCCGGAACTGCCGAATTCGATCGGTGGCGGGAACGAAGTCGACTTCGACACGGGCCTCGTCAGTGGCAGCCAATCATCGTTCCCGGTGACGCCGGCGACTCCCACCAGCTTCGAGATGAAGCCGGTCGGCGTGGTGCTGGATGTGCTGCCGACGGTGAGCGAGGATCGCCACTACATCGACATCGCAATCAAGCCGAGCGTGACCGATTTCGACGGTTTCGTGAACTACGGCACGCCGATCACGTCTCCGGGCTCGGACGCCTTTGGCAACCCGACCACGACGGTGGTGACGCCGAACGAGATCCTGATGCCGGTCTTCTCCGTGATGAAGAGTGAAACCAATCTCACCGTGGCCGATGGGGCGACGCTGGTGATCGGTGGCATGCTTCAGGAGAGTGTCCAGAAGGTGCAGGACAAGGTCCCGATCCTCGGCGACATTCCACTTGCGGGTCGGCTCTTCAGCAGCGAAGTCGAAGCTCCGGTGCGGACGGCTGTGGTCTTCTTCGTGACGGTGAAAGTGGTCGATGCCACGGGCCGGACTTTCAGCAGTCGTTGA
- a CDS encoding superinfection immunity protein → MEDLETLRAKFMDSKPAPIPEEAYEPRHSRRRRTMREEHALPAWGLWVIGLALVVVASAVTYYYFGEEAVLRSMPDVLKYIGIVIVGIAALVVYFLPTIVAKSYHVRRSGAILALNFLLGWTFIGWVGAFVWSIAEVESQ, encoded by the coding sequence ATGGAAGACCTCGAAACCCTCCGCGCAAAGTTCATGGACTCCAAGCCGGCCCCCATTCCGGAGGAAGCCTACGAGCCGCGCCATTCCCGCCGGCGGAGAACCATGCGGGAGGAACATGCCCTGCCCGCCTGGGGTCTGTGGGTCATCGGGCTCGCCTTGGTCGTGGTCGCCTCCGCGGTCACCTACTACTATTTCGGCGAAGAGGCCGTCCTGAGGTCGATGCCTGATGTGCTGAAATATATCGGCATTGTCATCGTGGGCATTGCCGCCCTTGTCGTCTATTTCCTCCCGACCATCGTCGCGAAAAGCTACCATGTCCGCCGCTCCGGCGCGATTCTCGCGCTGAATTTCCTGCTCGGCTGGACCTTCATCGGCTGGGTCGGAGCCTTCGTCTGGTCCATCGCCGAAGTCGAAAGCCAGTGA
- a CDS encoding DUF7832 domain-containing protein, with the protein MKYDDMSWHSGGDFPADLPPEAGATHTGMFVAWCLLNGLGGELHTEEFPDTLEKLRERKLTPGGFLIEACDGKFTDEDLGSEGNAFTEAYFDFSTGEYLADYEGCLGAPGGSLYAVPDTWDNFDKLAPVISNRFESWKKHGSA; encoded by the coding sequence ATGAAATACGACGACATGTCATGGCACTCCGGAGGTGACTTTCCGGCGGATTTGCCTCCTGAGGCGGGAGCCACGCACACCGGCATGTTTGTCGCGTGGTGCCTGCTCAATGGCTTGGGAGGCGAACTTCATACCGAAGAATTTCCCGATACGCTGGAAAAGCTGCGTGAGAGGAAGCTGACGCCAGGAGGCTTTCTCATCGAAGCGTGCGATGGCAAATTCACCGACGAAGATCTCGGGTCGGAGGGCAATGCCTTCACCGAGGCCTATTTTGATTTCAGTACGGGAGAGTACCTTGCCGATTATGAAGGGTGCCTCGGTGCCCCCGGAGGGAGTCTATACGCAGTGCCCGATACTTGGGACAATTTCGACAAGCTGGCACCGGTGATTTCAAACCGCTTCGAGAGCTGGAAGAAACACGGGTCCGCCTAA
- a CDS encoding bifunctional riboflavin kinase/FAD synthetase, with translation MRRFSGIAEMKELAGPVHLALGVFDGVHLGHQAVIGQALAARERDGGTCGVLTFDPYPIRVLFPEKAPRRLLASLDHKAEILGRMDVDFLLALPFDHRRAGEEAEDFIRELVAAGVKTIAVGDDWRFGKGRKGDVTLLSRFSGELGFGLEALPPVMMDGDRISSTRIRQAIQDGNLEAAARMLGRAYTVEGRVVEGRKLGRTIGFPTANVERGEEQFPPDGVWAVRAREGEERFDGVANLGMRPTVEGEERTLEVHLFDYAGDLYGRVLEVEFVKCLRGERKFESLEALKEQIGRDAAEAMYLLRGLDHEEH, from the coding sequence GTGCGTCGCTTCTCGGGGATTGCGGAAATGAAGGAACTGGCCGGGCCGGTGCATCTGGCGCTGGGTGTCTTCGATGGCGTGCATCTGGGCCATCAGGCGGTGATCGGCCAGGCGCTCGCGGCGCGCGAGCGGGATGGCGGGACCTGTGGTGTGCTGACCTTCGATCCGTATCCGATCCGGGTGCTGTTTCCGGAGAAGGCGCCGCGGCGGCTGCTGGCCTCGCTTGATCACAAGGCGGAGATCCTCGGGAGGATGGACGTGGATTTCCTGCTGGCGCTGCCCTTCGACCACCGGCGGGCCGGGGAGGAGGCGGAAGATTTCATCCGCGAACTGGTGGCGGCGGGGGTGAAAACCATCGCGGTGGGGGATGACTGGCGCTTCGGGAAGGGGCGGAAGGGCGATGTGACGTTGCTTTCGAGGTTTTCCGGCGAGCTCGGCTTCGGGCTGGAAGCGTTGCCGCCGGTGATGATGGACGGCGACCGGATCAGCAGCACGCGGATCCGGCAGGCGATCCAAGACGGGAATCTGGAGGCTGCGGCGCGGATGCTGGGCCGGGCCTACACGGTGGAGGGAAGAGTGGTGGAGGGCCGCAAGCTGGGCCGGACCATTGGTTTTCCGACCGCCAATGTGGAGCGCGGCGAGGAGCAATTCCCGCCGGACGGGGTGTGGGCGGTGCGGGCGCGGGAGGGCGAAGAGCGCTTCGACGGGGTGGCGAACCTGGGCATGCGGCCGACCGTGGAGGGCGAGGAGCGGACGCTGGAGGTACATCTCTTTGACTACGCTGGCGATCTGTACGGCCGGGTGCTGGAGGTGGAATTCGTAAAATGTCTGCGCGGCGAAAGGAAATTCGAGTCGCTGGAGGCGCTGAAAGAGCAAATCGGGCGCGACGCTGCGGAGGCAATGTATTTACTCCGTGGGCTGGACCACGAGGAGCACTGA